The following are encoded together in the Vigna angularis cultivar LongXiaoDou No.4 chromosome 9, ASM1680809v1, whole genome shotgun sequence genome:
- the LOC108347188 gene encoding homeobox-leucine zipper protein ATHB-12, which yields MEYTYSAEGAEAETYTSSSTTPSSGIRSKKKSNNTRRFSDDQIKSLETMFETESRLEPRKKLQLARDLGLQPRQVAIWFQNKRARWKSKQLERDYGILQSNYNSLASRFEALKKEKQTLLIQLQKLNHLMQKPLEAGQSRTQVEAANRMDSESENGGTMKCELEEKPSPSIERSEHAHGVLSDDDASIKVEHFGLEDEHGLLNFAEHADDSLTSPEDWSAFESDGLLGQTTSDYQWWDFWS from the exons ATGGAATATACTTATTCAGCAGAGGGTGCAGAGGCTGAAACTTACACCAGTAGCAGCACCACCCCATCAAGTGGCATCAGATCAAAGAAGAAAAGCAACAACACAAGAAGGTTCAGTGATGATCAAATCAAATCTTTGGAAACCATGTTTGAGACAGAGTCAAGGCTAGAGCCTAGAAAGAAGTTGCAGCTGGCAAGAGACCTTGGATTGCAGCCAAGACAGGTTGCTATATGGTTTCAGAACAAGAGAGCTAGGTGGAAGTCAAAGCAACTCGAGAGAGACTATGGTATACTACAATCCAATTACAACAGTTTAGCCTCACGTTTTGAAGCTCTCAAGAAGGAAAAACAAACATTACTAATTCAG TTGCAGAAGCTGAATCATCTAATGCAGAAGCCATTGGAGGCAGGTCAGAGTCGGACACAAGTTGAAGCAGCAAACAGAATGGACAGTGAATCAGAAAATGGAGGCACCATGAAATGTGAGCTCGAGGAAAAGCCAAGCCCATCCATAGAAAGATCAGAACATGCACACGGCGTTCTGTCTGATGATGATGCTAGCATAAAGGTGGAACACTTTGGCCTAGAAGATGAACATGGTCTCTTGAACTTTGCTGAGCATGCTGATGACTCCTTGACTTCACCGGAAGATTGGAGTGCTTTCGAATCCGATGGTCTCTTAGGCCAAACGACCAGTGATTACCAATGGTGGGACTTCTGGTCCTGA